TATTTCTGATCAATACATTtggactgtgttttatttcatttTGTTCAAGCAAGGAATTATTGTGCTTTGTTCATGTGACATGAACTAAACATGAAGAATTTTAATTAGTTGTGGCATGACTTGTTTCTGCTTCTATTATTTATGAGATGACAGCGATAGAATGGCAATTTGATGCACAATCCCCACTGCAGCGATCGTGGGGCAAATGCAGTGAAACTTAAATTGTGTATTAAATTAATTGTATTAATTGTGTATTAAAGTCTGGCAGTGTTTGAGAccctgtcagcatgggaatggggcagggaactgAAGTGGGCTGCCACTAAGAGATCATTGCTATTGCAGCGGatggagctgaggtgctcaagtgttccttcacttggaaggactgtttgggaccccaaatggCGGGGAGGAAGGAGGTTTGGGCGCAAGGGTGCGGTGCcagggataggtgccaagggtgcgattggtgggaagggaggagcggacgagggagtcacagaggagaTTATCcctgagagaggggaggagaggggaaggtcgTCTTGATGCACAGAGCTTCATCCCAAGGGATTCAAATGACCCAAAGCCATATTTGACTGGATCCAGGTGACCAATTTTATTCAGAAACCAATGGTGAGTGTGGctcctggccaatatttatccttcCATTTGAATTTCTCAAACAGATTGACCGGTGAATCCTACATAGTTAGCTTGAAGTACACATACCCGTCATCAAGTTTCTTATTTTGAAGCAGTCGATATATCTCAAAAAATAAGAGTGGAGCTTTGGGCCATTTTGGAACTTCTTTCCTCAGCATGAACAGTACTCTTTAAGCAAGtaaatcatctcaaaatatttatattgatttttaaattgtatctttatgTTGGATGTGTCGtcagctgacaataaacttgaaaaagATTGTGCAAGATATTGTTTGAATACAAAGCTTTCTTTGAACTTCGTGGTACCCCAATGATAATATAGTCTTTGGAGTGAATTGATGATATGAGATAGCCCCAGCTTCGCTGCTTTGTCGTCTGGAGAAGCATTGAACTGAGTGGCCATTGATGCTCGGGCACTGACTGCATTGTCCGGGTGTTGGGGAGGTTGTAGTGAGTCCTCCAGAGGAAGGGTGGCGCTAAGGAGAGCGGGAGTCCGCTCTCAGGCAGTCTGCCCCAAGTGCTCCGTTGGAAGTAGACAGCTGCGCGACAGTGAGTTGCAAGCAGGAATCAATCCGGTGCCACCGCGGCGGAGAAATGGCAATGGCGGCAGCTCGGAAAGTCATTGTGTACGGAGGGAAAGGCGCCCTCGGATCCAAATGCGTGGAGCTTTTTAAATCCAAGCACTGGGTATGTGGCTAATGCAGGAACGGGTGTGCGCTCGGGTGAGCAGAATGAAAGCAGGCGAGAGCTTCGCCTTTCAACAGACGTGTCTCTGGAGCCGCGCTCATTCGGTGGCGACCggatgacaaatggacaggtctGTCCCGCGGGTGCTGGGGCATGAAACTTAGTCCAGTGTAAATCTACTCCGCAACGAGGTCATGCACAACTCGCTTTTTTTTCATGCATTCGCTTACTTGTCTGAAAGCATTTTGAATTTCCTGAGTCTCTATTTAACcagattccaccaccaccccggcaatgcattccagacagccACCACTCGCTGACATCTTTCCtaaactcaccttaaacagatgtcctctagtatttgctgtTATGGCCCCAGGAAAAGTTACTGGCTCTTCACCCTTATAATCTTAGGTAGCTCTGTTAAATCACCTCTCCTCCTTTGTGGCTCCAAAGCGTAAAGGACTAAAGCCCACCCTGCATAAAAcatgtaggcaacatcctggtaaatctacccCGcgccctctctaaagcttctacaggctcttgaactcaatcccctgactgatGAAGACCAGCACATCATACGCCTTAGTAACCACCCTATCAaattgtgtggcaaccttgaggaatcGATGGACACCAAGATCTCATTGTTCCTCCACACGGTTAAGAATCCTGGCATGAACCACGTACTCTGCCTTCCTGTTCGATCTTCCAAAGTGCAattttccagattgaactctatctggcACTTCGCTGCCTCACTGAATATATTCTATAGTAATCTACCACAACCTTCCACACAATtcacaacatctccaacctttgtatcatctgcaaatgaactgacccactctcatccatgtcatttataaaaatcacaaagagcaggggtcccagaatagatccctgtggAATGCTGcaaatcactgacctccaggcaaaatacattccatcttctactaccctctgctttttgCAGGCAAGTTAATTTTGAATCAAGCAGCCAAgaatcccatgcctcatgccTTTTTGATTGAGCCAACCATGgttgaccttgtcaaatgcccacTAAAATTCATGGATGTTACATGTACCATCTTCATCAGTTTCTTTGTCATCTCCTCTCAAAAATAAATAAGCTTGTGAGGCAAAACCCACCTCTCACGAAGTAATGCTGACTATCCCTCAAAAGAatttacttctctaaatgctcataaatctggTCATAAACATTCTGTCCAATTGTTGGTCCACCATTGATGTCAGACTCACTGGTCTTtcatttccaggattctccctgttacctttcagaaacaaggggactacatttgccattctccaatccttcagtACCTTAGGTGTAAatagggaggatgcaaagatcattgccaatgcctaGCAATCTTTTCCCTCGGTTCCTGTAGTAATGTGGGATATATCCCAGCTTGTTCCCGGGACTTAAGTATTTAcaaatttttaagaagatccaatcaTTTCTCTTTCTTATCCTTGACGTGCTCCAGCACATTAGCCTGTTTTACACTGACCTCACATTCTCCAAGGTCCCTCACCCtgctgaacactgaagcaaagttttCATTTAGGTCCTCCCCTCCTCCTTTGCCTCCAGGGACATGTTCCCTGTTTATTCCAAATCAGTCCTAAACTCACTCAAGTGATCCTTATGTTATTCACATGTGTATAGAACACCTTAGTGTACTCCTTAATTCCACTTGCTAAGGCCTTTTCATTTCCCCTTCTCGTTCTCCAAACTCCTTTCTTTAGTTCCTTCCTGGCCACCATTTAATTCTCACAAGCTCTTActgatttttgcttcctaaaccttatgtATGCTTTCCTCTTCTTGACGAAGTGTCCCACCTCATTGCTCCTTTTGTCCTCCTTTTCTGCAGCTATCCCTGATTAGCATTGCCTCTCCCTCGCTTTCATTATCGTCCAGATCAGTTTCACAATCTTGCTATTGTGCCATAATTTTTCTCTGTTGCAGTGGGTCGCCTCTATTGATTTCACATCTAACGATGAAGCGAATGCTAATATCGTTGTGAAGATGAGCGAATCCTTCACTGAGCAGGCAGAGCAGGTAACCATTGTTCAATGACCACATATGCAGGTGACAGTTAGTCCTTGTGCAGATGAGAAAGGTAATCGTTGTTCAGAAGCTAACCACTCCTATTTACAGGTACAGCTGGACCAATGACAGCTGTTCTTGAAAGTACAAGGTGAGCAGATAATAATTGCAATGGATAGGTGACAGGTGGGGAGGATCCTTGTGTGTCCAGGTGATAATAGATGTTGACAGGTTCATGTCAAGCAGGTAACAACTGTAATGGATTGAGGTGAGCAGAGTAgttaacagtggttctcaacctttttctttccactcatgtaccactttaagtaatccctatgccgttggtgctctgtaagggattgcttaaggtgggaagggaaggttgagaatcactgctctagacccaattgttactgaaatattttgcttgagaaaaattgtcattggcccatttcctttggagttatgaaactgtacacatgacgagtcaattaggtacgattaaaacagtggttttcaaacattttctttccattcatataccaccttaagtgatcctttactaatcacagagcacctatggcataggaattacttaaagtggtatgtgagtggaaagaaaaaggttgagaaccactgagttagaagCATGAGTAAATCATTAAGCTCTTCAAATTTGCTTTGCCCTTCAACAAGATCATAACTGATCTAATTTTCATTTCAACTCTGCATTCCCACCTGTCCCTGGTAATCTTTTCCGCCATGCTAATCTTCCTCTGCCTCAAACGTATTCATATATGACTTCCACCATCCTTTGAGGACAAGATGTGGCTCTGAGAGGAAAAAACGTATGCATCATCTCTATCTTAAACCCCTTTgtctatttaaatatttttaagaagttCAGCAGGCGATGAATCCCCGTTGTCTTTAAATAGTGTCAGTTCGAGATTTTCCCAACCTTCTctgtgatgggaggagggagaagagagtgtgtctggggagTGATGGGTCTACCTTTTCAAGACATTAAAGGGTTTTTGAATGaattgaatatttatctattgAATGTGGTCAATGACAACAGTTTTGCCTGTCATTTTCATTGCATAGGTTACTACAGATGTTGCCAGTCTTCTGGGAGAACAGAAAGTAGATGTGATCATCTGTGTAGCAGGTGGTTGGGCAGGTGGCAGTGCAAAGGCCAAATGTAAGTGTGTACATtttggacacatacagctgcaccCTTCTttcatattttacattttatatacAATCAAAATTATATTATTAAAGGATTAAGGGATTAATCCTATTATAAGGTTTTATCACTTGTGCCTTGGATCAGCagtattaatttttttcatatggTACCTGAACAAGGGTGTGAGTGCCTTTGGGTTTATTGAACTCAGCCTGATTACAGTctgaaatttaaatataaaatttagacattcactgtagtaacaggccatttcggcccacgagtctgtccacccaattaacctatatccccggtacattttgcagacacgggaagaatgtacaaactccttacagatatcatgggattcgaaccccgttcctgatcgctggcactataaaggcgtTGTGCAAACCGCTACACCATCTGTGCCACCCATACACCTATCTAGCGAATCATATATGCCCCAGTTTATTCTGTACCCTTAGAAGTGAACAGACTAATTCCTGTATACTTTCGCATGGAAAATGTTGGTAAATAATTAATTAAGCTTAAAATTATTTGCAGACATATATAAAGGCAAAATAGTATAGAGACAAACGTGTGGAAGTAATGAAGGGTTTAAATGCTTTCTGAATCTTGACTCTTCAGGTCTCCTTGCATATTTCCATTATGCTATTAAGTAAGCATTgattttaaaagaattttaaGATACTGCAGAAACATGATATCCTTTTCCTTTAAATTTTGGTGAAAGTTTCCTGTTTGGATGTTTCAATGACTTATGCAAAATAAAATTTGGCAATGATTTTTGTTGTTTTATTTCTCAAAGCTCTGTATAAAAATGCTGACATGATGTGGAAGCAGAGTGTGTGGACGTCGACAATCTCCAGTCATTTAGCCACAAAATACCTCAAAGACGATGGCTTGTTGACACTTACAGGAGCAAGTGCTGCCTTAAGTGGGACACCAGGTGAGTAGATCTACCTGATGTAATAGGTCATTAGCCATGTATGTACACCAacataaagttaaatttaaacttttattttcagCATGGTgaaagccgattctggccattttaaacctatgccacccaattacacccaaattacccTATAACCCCATTTGTTTTGGAGGTTGGGGagaaaatcagagcacctggggaaaacactTGAAGATacgggagaacataaaaactccttatttacagcgtcagatttgaacctgggtcactggcgctataatatAGTGCTAACCGTAACATGAACTGCCACCATTTTTCTTACTTTTAGTGTACATTTATACAATGGACTAATTTAGTATCAGAGTGGAAGTGGTCACTAATTCATTAAAAATTCAGATGCAATTACCACATTGGGACATAACTTGGATAATGAGAACTTCTGTTCTAAATAATTGTAGAAGGTCCTTGAGGTTGTCTGAGACATGATGGCAAATGCTAGTGTGAATGTTTGACTCAATAACCAGTATAAGTAACAAATGGATTTGAAAAGGAATGACGACCTAAAATTTGCTGAGCTGCAATGTTTAAGTCTGAGAGCTTGGGAGTGTGTTCTGGAAGTGTATGTTCTccataagattttttaaaataggtTCCCTCTTTTCTATGCAGTAGGCCTTACCATTCTTTAATTCATGAGGAAGCTGGCTGAAAATCAGAATCCTGAGGTGGTATGAGGTTCGTTAGACATGAGGAATTTTAGATTCATTGAAATATTTAACTGTTTGGGttggtcacttgaaattaaaaTGGAATTGATAAAAACACCCATCTCAGTAACAATGTCCATGAAACTACAGGATTGTTTCAAATAATCATGTAGTTCACTGTGGCGTTCAGAAGAGGAAATTCGCCAGCGCATGCGTGCTTGTGCACGTTTTTCTCTATGTGGATCACTA
This genomic window from Narcine bancroftii isolate sNarBan1 chromosome 3, sNarBan1.hap1, whole genome shotgun sequence contains:
- the LOC138757561 gene encoding dihydropteridine reductase-like; translated protein: MAMAAARKVIVYGGKGALGSKCVELFKSKHWWVASIDFTSNDEANANIVVKMSESFTEQAEQVTTDVASLLGEQKVDVIICVAGGWAGGSAKAKSLYKNADMMWKQSVWTSTISSHLATKYLKDDGLLTLTGASAALSGTPGMVGYGMAKAAVHQLCQSLAGENSGLPSGSSALAILPVTLDTPMNRKSMPAADFSSWTPLEFVAETFYNWTDKASRPASGSLIQLITTGSKTELIPAQL